In Salmo salar chromosome ssa14, Ssal_v3.1, whole genome shotgun sequence, the sequence aataatatgcatattctattttctgggcaagagttgtaaccagtttaatttgggtacgtttttcatccggccgtgaaaattctgccccctagccctaagaggttttaagaccTAACAGGGAAAATACCTGGATTGGTACAGCTAAACATAAAACATAATgggaaatatactgtatatacaaactTGTGAAATAATGTCAACGTTTTCCTACCAGCCCTCCCTTAACCCTGAAACAACTGGAAAGCCCGGGAACCAGATGAGGCCACTGGCTCCTCACGCTGGAGTATGGGGTAATCTCTCTAATAGATTAATTGATCTATTGACATTACAAAGTTGACACCAGTAACGTCTTCACAAAGTTCAGCCCACTCCCTTTGTCTCCATGTCATTACCCCCCTCCTAACTAGTTGCTCCCATCTCTCCAGAGAACCCGCCTAGTGGCAAGCAGATGGTGTCTAAGATGCTGGTGATCAAGAAGGTTTCCAAGGAGGACCCAGGATGCACTGCGTTCTCTACTGGCTTCACCAGCTCCGGAGCCCCACCCATCAATGGCAGCAAAGCCCTGCCCACCATCGCTAGCTCTACCCACTCAGTCTATAAGAACCTGGTGCCCAAGTCTGCCATGGTGCCCACCAAGCCCCCTCAGTGGAAGCCGAGTGGGAGAGACTCCACCAAGCCTGGCCTCCACCTGTCAGGACGAGACTCTGTCTTCACCAGCCCTGTGTCTGCAGCCAAACCCTCCGCCCCCGCCACCCAGCTACATAGCCACAACACCCCCAAAGAGGTGAGGGCAGCTCTCCAGACCCCTTACACAGGCCAAAGGGGTTCATAGAGAGCGTATAGCAGGCCATACACATCCAGTCCCGAGGAGAAAAAGTTTACGTAACTGTTAGAAACCACAAGCAAGGGCTCAAcatttttcctccctctctctgttttttcTATCAGCGTCCTTTCAGTACGACTCCTCCCATAGACATCGCCTCGTCGTCACGGCTGAAGCTGATGCGGCGCGGACCAGACCGGAAGAGTGACTTCCTGCGGATGCTGAAGGACGAGGTCACCGGTGACCTGACCTCCAGCAGCAGCCCTGGGGCACCTGGAGAGGTACATAACACCCCTAGAAAATGTCCAAGTGGGACGCAAAGGCCCTCCAAAATGTTACATTCAAACCAATTGAAGGTAAATTCACAGGctgactgaacaaaaataaactagAGGCATGTGAAATGTGGAGCGTTACATGGCTCACTTCATATGTAAGCAGAAGTGACCTGTTTTATTAAGGTGTCTATTCTTTGGTGTAAATGACTCTTCAGGGCGAGAGCAGCACCCCAGAGCCCAAAGCCTACAGCCAGGGAGTCTGCAATGAGAACGGCCTGTCTCACTCCCTCAGCGACTCAGACACTGATCACTTGTCTAGCTCACTGGAGGCAGAACACCGGTATGActgacatatatacacacacacacacacacacacacacaccatcagtctACTAAGCAGTGTTCACTGTTTCATTGCAGGTTACTGAAGGCCATGGGTTGGCAGGAATACCCAGAAAACGATGACAGCTTCCTGCCCCTGACTCAGGAAGAGCTCAGAGAGTTCCAGACTAAAACTGAACATGTACGTCTGAGTTTGTGACACAATCTTACAATAATATCATGAATGTTATGAGCATCTTCGGTGACTGCTTTAAACTTCATAGGAAGTGACGTGTTTAAATACAATGAAAATGGCTAGGGCTTAGGTAGCCTAGTGTATGTGCTGTTGCCAACTCTTCCATTGCTGTCATGCTGTACAGTAGAGTTGTCTCAAGCATATAGTGTGGGACCAGGCTTGTGTCTGGAGGCCCGTTTATACTTGGGTCTAACATGCGTCCTTTGTCCTgatgtccacattctgattgtgcccaaatTTTTTGACCGGTGTAGATTATTAAAAGACGCATTGTTATCTGCATGGTCAAACCATTTAAATCATCATCATACTGgcctctaaaatcattgacattTCGTACAATGGACTTGttttacccagtaaaatactggGAGTTTTTATacatctatacagtaccagtcaaaggtttggacatttcaagggtttttcttaatttttactattttctacattgtagaataatagtgaagacgtcaacactgaaataacacattgaatcatgtaggaaccaaaaatagtgttaaaaaaaatcgaaaaatatttttgattcttcaaagtagccacgctttgccttgatgacagccttgcacaaccttggcattctctcaaccagcttcatgaggaatgcttttccaacagtcttgaaggaattcccacatatgctgagcacttgttggctgcttttccttcactctgcggtccgactcatcccagaccatctcaattgggttgacgtcgggtgattgtagaggccaagtcatctgatgcagcactccatcactctccttcttggtcaaatagcccttacacagcctggagatgtgttgggtcattgttctgttgaaaaacaaatagtcccactaagtgcaaaccagatgggatggcgtatcgctgtagaatgctggttaagtgtgccttgaattctaaataaatcacgagtgtcgccagcaaagcacccctgcaccatcacacctcctccatgcttcacgatgggaataacacatgaggagatcatccattcatctactctgcatctcacaaagagacggcggttggaaccaaaaatctcaaatttggactcggaCCAAAAGAGATTTCcaaaatgtccattgctcgtgtttcttggcccaagcaagtctcttcttattattggtgtcctttagtagtggtttctttgcagctattcgaccatgaaggcctgattcactcagtctcctctgaacagttgatgttgagatgtcttacttgaactctgaagcatttatttgggctgcaatttctgaggctggtaactctaatgaacttctctgcagcagaggtaactctgggttttccattcctgtggtggtccacatgagagccagtttcatcatagcaattgatggtttttgcgacagcacttgaagaaacgttcaaagttattgacattttccGAATTGAaagaccatgtcttaaagtaatggactgtcgtttctctttgcttatttgagcttttcttgccataatatggacttggtcttttaccaaatagggctatcttctgtataccacccctaccttgtcacaacacgaatgcattaaggaaagaaattccacaaatgaacttttaagaaggcacacttgttaattggaATGCAATTCTaggtgactgcctcatgaagctggttgaaa encodes:
- the gpbl1 gene encoding vasculin-like protein 1 isoform X1 — encoded protein: MAQHDFVPAWLNFSTPQPAKSPAASLEKHGDPHHHRNSRAAVSRRRHNSSDGFFNNGPLHAPAGDGWQQPSLLLRHDSVDSGVAKGRRGGLAGGSCWKEAHPTWHGAAQDRHHHPGRQPKRHGTGGGDRQGGHRQRNGNFHPRKSAPGTLYQDKFPNDEHSREDNLKFVEEDFPSLNPETTGKPGNQMRPLAPHAGVWENPPSGKQMVSKMLVIKKVSKEDPGCTAFSTGFTSSGAPPINGSKALPTIASSTHSVYKNLVPKSAMVPTKPPQWKPSGRDSTKPGLHLSGRDSVFTSPVSAAKPSAPATQLHSHNTPKERPFSTTPPIDIASSSRLKLMRRGPDRKSDFLRMLKDEVTGDLTSSSSPGAPGEVHNTPRKCPSGTQRPSKMLHSNQLKGESSTPEPKAYSQGVCNENGLSHSLSDSDTDHLSSSLEAEHRLLKAMGWQEYPENDDSFLPLTQEELREFQTKTEHLKRNGIFTHWRCVAEAHLEKDEGSESETSSQTSDDDDVNLTKWL
- the gpbl1 gene encoding vasculin-like protein 1 isoform X3; the protein is MAQHDFVPAWLNFSTPQPAKSPAASLEKHGDPHHHRNSRAAVSRRRHNSSDGFFNNGPLHAPAGDGWQQPSLLLRHDSVDSGVAKGRRGGLAGGSCWKEAHPTWHGAAQDRHHHPGRQPKRHGTGGGDRQGGHRQRNGNFHPRKSAPGTLYQDKFPNDEHSREDNLKFVEEDFPSLNPETTGKPGNQMRPLAPHAGVWENPPSGKQMVSKMLVIKKVSKEDPGCTAFSTGFTSSGAPPINGSKALPTIASSTHSVYKNLVPKSAMVPTKPPQWKPSGRDSTKPGLHLSGRDSVFTSPVSAAKPSAPATQLHSHNTPKERPFSTTPPIDIASSSRLKLMRRGPDRKSDFLRMLKDEVTGDLTSSSSPGAPGEVHNTPRKCPSGTQRPSKMLHSNQLKGESSTPEPKAYSQGVCNENGLSHSLSDSDTDHLSSSLEAEHRLLKAMGWQEYPENDDSFLPLTQEELREFQTKTEHVLVLPS
- the gpbl1 gene encoding vasculin-like protein 1 isoform X4, encoding MAQHDFVPAWLNFSTPQPAKSPAASLEKHGDPHHHRNSRAAVSRRRHNSSDGFFNNGPLHAPAGDGWQQPSLLLRHDSVDSGVAKGRRGGLAGGSCWKEAHPTWHGAAQDRHHHPGRQPKRHGTGGGDRQGGHRQRNGNFHPRKSAPGTLYQDKFPNDEHSREDNLKFVEEDFPSLNPETTGKPGNQMRPLAPHAGVWENPPSGKQMVSKMLVIKKVSKEDPGCTAFSTGFTSSGAPPINGSKALPTIASSTHSVYKNLVPKSAMVPTKPPQWKPSGRDSTKPGLHLSGRDSVFTSPVSAAKPSAPATQLHSHNTPKERPFSTTPPIDIASSSRLKLMRRGPDRKSDFLRMLKDEVTGDLTSSSSPGAPGEGESSTPEPKAYSQGVCNENGLSHSLSDSDTDHLSSSLEAEHRLLKAMGWQEYPENDDSFLPLTQEELREFQTKTEHVLVLPS
- the gpbl1 gene encoding vasculin-like protein 1 isoform X2, with translation MAQHDFVPAWLNFSTPQPAKSPAASLEKHGDPHHHRNSRAAVSRRRHNSSDGFFNNGPLHAPAGDGWQQPSLLLRHDSVDSGVAKGRRGGLAGGSCWKEAHPTWHGAAQDRHHHPGRQPKRHGTGGGDRQGGHRQRNGNFHPRKSAPGTLYQDKFPNDEHSREDNLKFVEEDFPSLNPETTGKPGNQMRPLAPHAGVWENPPSGKQMVSKMLVIKKVSKEDPGCTAFSTGFTSSGAPPINGSKALPTIASSTHSVYKNLVPKSAMVPTKPPQWKPSGRDSTKPGLHLSGRDSVFTSPVSAAKPSAPATQLHSHNTPKERPFSTTPPIDIASSSRLKLMRRGPDRKSDFLRMLKDEVTGDLTSSSSPGAPGEGESSTPEPKAYSQGVCNENGLSHSLSDSDTDHLSSSLEAEHRLLKAMGWQEYPENDDSFLPLTQEELREFQTKTEHLKRNGIFTHWRCVAEAHLEKDEGSESETSSQTSDDDDVNLTKWL